From the Mesorhizobium koreense genome, the window AGGGTCGTCGGGTTGGAGCGGAGGCCCGTCGAAGGCCTCATCGGCATAGCGCGTGATGGCGATCGTCTCGTAGAGAACGAAGCCGTCATGGACCAGGGTCGGCACGCGGCCGAACGGGTTCATTTCCAGATAGCTCGCCGGAACGTCATCCGCGAACGGGTCGATTTCGGCATGGCCGACGGACACGCCCTTTTCGAAGAACGCCATGCGCGCGATGCGCAGATAGACGCTGTAGCGGTAACCGTGGAGGGTTATGCTCATGCGTTGGCGCGCATGATTTCTTCTTCGACCTGGCCCAGACGGTCCTTGCCGAAGAACATCTCCTTGCCGACGAAGAAGGTCGGCATGCCGAAGACGCCGCGAACGACCGCACCTTCAGTATTGGCGATCAGCCTGTCCTTGACCGCCTGTTCCCGGGTGCGTTCGAGGATGGCGCGTCCGTCGAAACCGGCGGCATCGAGGACCGCACCTACCACGGCCGGGTCGTCCATTTTCTCCCCGTCTTCCCACACGGCGCGAAAACATGTCTCCGCAAAGGGTGCGAGTTTTCCTTCGTCTTCCGCAACAACGGCGCCGCGCATCATGAGAAGCGTGTTCACCGGGAAATGCGGATTCATGCGGAAGGCGTCGACATGGTGACGTTCGACGAAGCGTTTGATCTCCAGCCGCTCGTAGTCGAGCTTGCCCCTGACGCCGGCGAACTGCTCGAAGGGCGATCGGTTGCCCGCCGCCTTGAAGATGCCGCCGAGCAGGCAGGGATTATAGACGAATGTCGCGCCGGTTCGTGCCTCGATCTCCGGAATGATCCGGTGTGCCAGGTAAGCGTTCGGGCTGCCGAAATCGAAGATGAACTCTACGGTTTTCATGCGCTTCTCACCATTTTTCGACCCATGGACGCAGATCCATCTCGTGCGTCCAGGCGCTGCGGTGCTGGCGATGCAGCATGACATAGGCGGCGGCTATAGCGTCTGGCGACAGGATGGCGTCCCTCTCGCGCATTTCGTCCGCGTCCGGCCGCATGCCGCGGATGAAGTTGGCGTCGATGGCGCCGTCGATGACGACATGCGCGACGTGGATGTTCTTCGGACCGAGTTCGCGCGCCATCGATTGTGCCAGCGCACGCAGCGCATGCTTGGCCCCGGCGAAGGCGGAAAAACCGTTGCCGCCGCGAACGCTCGCCGTCGCACCGGTGAAGAGGATCGTGCCGCGCTCGCGCGGCAGCATGTGGCGGGCGGCCTCGCGGCCGGTCAGGAAGCCGGCGAAGGCCGCCATTTCCCACACCTTGCGATAGACGCGGGCGGTCGTCTCGACGATGGGAAAGCGGACATTGGCGCCGATGTTGAAGACCGCTACTTCGATCGGACCGATCTCGTCCTCGATGGATTCGAAGAGCGACACCATGGCGCTCTCGTCGCGTGCATCGACGCCGAAGGCGTGGGCAGCGTGACCCTCGGCGCGAATCTCAGCGGCGAGCGCTTCCAACTTGTCGAGATGACGTGGCCGACGGACGATACAGGCGACAAGCCCTTCGCGCGCGAAGGCCCTGGCGATCGCGGCGCCGGTATCGGCGCCGGCACCGATGACCACGCACACACCAGCATCGGACATCGAAATCTCCCGGGCCTCTTGCCCGGGATCCGATCCTCAGGCGTCGCCCTTGACGATACCCACAAAAGGCAGTTCGCGGAAGGCGTGCGCTACGTCCATGCCGTAGCCGACGACGAAATGGTCGGGGCAGTCGAAGCCGACGAAGTCGGGGTCGATATCGGCCTTGCGGCGCATGCGCTTGTCGAGCAGCACCGCGATGTCGACATTCCTTGCGCCGCGCGAGAGCATCAGGTCGCGCGTGTATTTCAGCGTATTGCCCGATTCCAGTATGTCGTCGATCAGGAGGATGTCGCGGCCGGTCACGTCGTTGTCGATATCGCGCAGCACCCTGATCTCGCCTGCCGTTGTGCCTGCACCGTAGCTCGATATGAAGATGAACTCTACCTCCGGCGAAATGCCTGCGTCGTACATGGCGCGGATCAGGTCGGCGGCGAAGATGAAGGAGCCTTTCAGGATCGAGATCACCAGAAGGTCGTTGTAATCGCGCCCGGCGATCTCCTTGGCGAGTTCGAGGTTGCGGCGCGCGATCGCGGAGGCGCTGAAGAGGATTTCTATGTCCTTGCCACGGACGACGGGCATGAGGCTCAATCCTGTCTGTCGAAGGACACCGATACGGATTTCACTCCGTCTTTAGGCACCTCAAGGCGGCTGGAAAAGGCGAAGATCTCGCCTGCGGCGACCTCGCGATCCCTTGTCCCCAGGAAAAAGCGGGTGGTCCTGCCGTCTTCGCCTTCGACGCTGATGGCAAGCGGCGGCACCTCGATCGCCCATCCCGTCTCGTTGGCGGCGCTGCCGTCGACGAAGAGGATGGAATGGCCGTCGATTTTCTCGATACGCGTGTGGACGGAAGCGATCTTGAGCGTCGGAGCGCCTGCGAGGAAAGCCGGCAGGTGGATCGATGGGAGCAGCGCATGGCCGCCTGAAACCCAGAAAGCGAGAGCGGCAAGGCAAATCCCGAAAAGCCAGAAGGCCGACCCGCCGGGCTGGCCGCGCGGCCGTCGCGGCGGTGCTTCCGCGCGTTTCAGCACGTCCAGTCCGGCTATCTCGGGTGCCTGGGTAGAGAAGCGTGCCGAGAGACGTTCGGGAGCCGGAGAGGCGGCTGCGCCAAGCACAACCGTCTCGAACTCGGCATCGATGACATCGCCCGCCGGGCGCCCGGAAACGCCGGCGCCCGGAGCCGCCGCGTCCGTCATGATTTCGCCCGAAACCGGGCGCGCTTTCGAAGCCTCGTTCATGCGGGCCGGCCGTTCTTTGCGCGTTTGGACGATCGGTAGACCAAAAATGGTTAATGCTTCGCCACCGGGGTCCGAATGTGATCGCCGGAACGCCGTGATTTAACCGGCTGTTAACCATACGAAAACCATGGTCGGGGAGGTGTTCCCCGGTGAGACGGGAGGGTTACGAGGGCAGCGTCAAGGTGTTCCGCTTCGAAAATGTCGGGCTGCGCTACGGGATGGGGCCGGAGATCCTGCGGGATATCTCGCTCCACATACCCGCGCGTTCGTTCCAGTTTCTGAGCGGCCCGTCGGGCGCGGGCAAGACGACGCTTTTGCGCCTGCTTTTCCTCTCGCTCAAACCCACGCGCGGGCTCATCACCGTTTTCGGCAAGGATCGCTCGCGCATCATGCGGCGTGAACTGCCGATGCTGCGCCGGCGCATAGGTGTGGTCTTCCAGGATTTCCGCTTGCTCGACCACATGACGACCTATGAGAACGTGGCGCTGCCGCTGCGCGTGCGCGGACGCGAGGAGGCGAGCTATCGCGGCGACGTGATCGAGCTATTGAAATGGGTCGGTCTCGGCGAGCGGATGCACGTCCTGCCGCCCGTCCTTTCGGGCGGCGAGAAGCAGCGTGCGGCGATCGCCCGGGCGCTGATCGAGCAGCCGGAAATCCTGCTCGCCGACGAGCCGACCGGCAATGTCGATCCCCCGCTGGCGCGCCGCCTGCTCAGGCTCTTTATCGAACTCAACCGGCTTGGGACGGCGGTCGTCATCGCCACGCATGACGTGACGCTGATGGAACAGGTCGACGCGCGGCGCATGATCCTCTCCAGCGGAAGGCTGGATATCTATGACTGAACCGGCGGGCAGCGACACCTTCGCCGAAACCGGCGTATCGCCCGACGAGGGAACGGCGACCTACGCGCCGGATGTCGCGCGCCCGCGGCAGGCACAGCGCCCGATGGCGCCGATCGTGCCCAGCCAGAACATCGCCGGGCGAGCGCTGATCTTCGTCATCGCCATCATGACATTCCTCTCCTGCCTGACGCTCGGCGCGGTGACGCTGGTGCGCGGCGCTGCCTCCACGTGGGAGGGGCAGATTTCGCGCGAGGCCACCATCCAGATCAAGCCGGTCGACGGGCTCGACATGGAGGCGGCACTTGAAAAGGCACAAGCGATCGCCGCGCGGTTCAAGGGCGTCACCGGCGCCTCGATCGTCGGCCGCGAAGCGACGGCACGGCTGCTCGAACCATGGCTCGGCAAGGGGCTGGATATCGACGAACTGCCGGTCCCGCGTCTCGTTGTCGTCACCATCGACACCGCGCATCCGCCGGACTTCGCTTCCATGCGCGACCTCGTGAAGTCGGAAATCCCGAGCGCCAGCCTTGACGATCACCGCAGTTGGGTCGACCGGCTGATCGCCATGGCGCGTATGACGGTCACCATCGGCGTTGCCGTTCTGGTGCTGATGCTTTCGGCGACGGTGCTTTCCATCGTCTTCGCCACGCGTGGGGCCATGGCCGGCAACGGCCACATCATCGAGGTCCTGCATTTCGTCGGAGCGGATGCCCGCTTTATCGCTGCGGAATTCCGGGGTCATTTCCTTTTGATGGGGCTCAAGGGGGCGGCAGCGGGCGGCATCGGCGCGATCATCGTCTTTCTTGTTTTCGCCTGGATCTCGGCCCGCAACATGGCAACCCCCCAGGCCGACCAGGCGGCGGCGCTCTTTGGCAATTTCGCCATCGATGCGAGCGGCTATGCCGGCGTCGGCCTGATCGTGCTTCTGATCGCCGGCCTCACCGCCGCAACCTCGCATTTCACGGTAGTGCGCTATCTTGCCGATATCGAAACGCGCCAGCCGGAGCAGTGAGCGGTCATGCCTCTTGGTCACGTTTTGAAACGTCACGAAATACATTGTGGGAGCATGGTTACCTTTCGGCTTTCAAGCGCCGTAATTGACGGTTATTGCTGATAAAATGGACGCTCGGGAATCGACGGAGCGGCAGCAGGTCGGCGGTTGGGACGGGGAGAAGTCCACGCACGTTTCATCGCCGAGCCGCATTTGGCAGCGCGTGCGCATCGCCTTATGGGGCGGGGCGGGTCTTGTTGTCGCGCTGGCGGTCGGCTTCGGGGCTTTCGCCGAGCATATCAGCCTTTTGACGCAACCGACAGAGATGCGCACTGCCGACGGCATCATCGTGCTCACCGGCGGGCAGTCGCGCTTGAGCGCCGCGCTCGATCTGCTGAAGGCGGGAAAGGGGAAGCGGCTGCTCATCAGCGGCGTCAACCCCCATGCAGGCCGCCGGGCACTGCGCGAGGTCACGGGTAGCGACAAGCAGCTCTTCACCTGTTGCGTCGACATCGATCATGTCGCGCTCGATACGGTGGGGAATGCCGAACAGAGTGCCAAATGGGTTGCCGCGCACGATTACGGACGCGTCATCCTGGTCACCAACAACTACCATATGCCGCGCAGCCTGCTGGAGATGCACAGGTTGCTGCCGCAGGCGAGCGTCGAGCCCTATCCGGTGGTCAATTCGAAGCTTGACGACGGAAGCTGGCTGACGAAACCCGACGCGCTTCGTGTGCTCGCCACGGAATATGTGAAATATCTGGCCGCACTTGCGCGCAGCGTCCTGCCGACAAACGTGCCCGCCGAACAGCCGGCAATCGTCAGCGCTGCGATCGAATAGCGGTTCGTTGCCTTTTCCCACGGTCGCCTGTATCGAACAGCTTCCGCGGACATCACGGCCTCTGGGACATTTCATGATCTTCCTGCGATCGCTGGCGTTCAATCTGGCGCTCTACGTCATCACGATCGTCGAGATGATCGTCTTCACGCCGTTCTATTTCCTGGCAGAGCGCAAGAAGGCGTGGTGGGCGCCGAAATTCTGGGCGCGCTCCAATTTGTGGCTGCAAAAGGTACTGGCCGGCACCAAAAGCGAGGTCACGGGGCAGGAGAACCTTCCCGAAGGCGCCTTCATACTGGCGCCCAAGCACCAGTCCTTCTGGGATACGTTCGCGCTGGTGCCGCATATTCCGGACGCCGTCTATATCCTCAAGCGCGAGCTGATGTGGATCCCGGTCTTCGGCTGGTATCTGGGCAAGATGAACATGATCCCGATCGATCGCGGCAGCCCGGCCAAGGCGCTCAGGAAGGTCGTGGTCGAGGCACGGAAACGCGCCGAGCAGGGCCGCCAGATCATCATCTACCCCGAGGGGACGCGGCGGCCGCCGGGGGCGGAGCCGGCCTACAAGCACGGCATCGCGGAGATTTATTCGAGGCTCGGCATCCCGGTGGTGCCTGTGGCACATGTGGCGGGGCTCTATTGGCCGCGCCGTCGCTTCCTGCGCTATCCGGGCGTCATCAGAGCGCGATTCCTGCCGCCGATCCCACCCGGCCTTTCCCGCACCGAGTTCATGGCGCGGCTGATCGAGGCAACCGAGAAGGCCTGTGACGCGTTGCTGATCGAGGCCGCACAGTCCGAAAATCCACCGCCGCTGCCACCGACGGCGGTCGAACGGCTCAAACAACTCGGAGTGCCAGTCTCCGAGAACGCCATCGAGGCCTAGTCGCGCGGCAGTCTGGCGGCGACGCTTTCAAGCCAATGATCATGTATGCCGAGCGCTTCGAGATGATGAACGGTATTGAAGACATAATCCTCGTTGCGGCCCGACTGCCCGGTGGCGCCGCGGACGACGGAGACGGCGCGTTCGATGTCGAGGCTGCCGGCATACTGGCGGTGCGTACGGTCGACGACGAAGGACAGCGCCTCGACGGTATCGCCGCCTTCGAGGCGCACCGTCAGGAGACGTTCCAGGTAGACGTTGGTCACAAGCTCGCGCTCGCGGAGATATGCCGTCACTTCATCCCTGAGCGCGCCTGGCACGCGGAAGGCAAGCCCGACGCAGGAGCCGCCACGGTCGAGCCCAAGCACGAGGCCGGGGCGCGTTTCCGTCCCTCGATGCACCCAGGAATAGATGCAGAGCGACCGGCGGAAACCATGCAGATGGGCGCGGCGCGCCTCGACATGAGCAAAACCCGGCCGCCAGATCAGCGAGCCGTAGCCGAAAACCCAAAAATCGCCCATATGGCCTGCCTCGATCTCCTGCCGATTCGTTCGCTGGGCCTAACGAGACCGACAGCATGACGTCAAGTAACCTGCCGCAACGCCGCCGGCGTTCCGTGCTTCTCCTTTGGTTTGTGGCGCTCTTGGTCCTGATCGGGGTCGTCTACACATTCGCCTGGATGCGTCTGGCGGACGTAGTGCGTTCGCGCGTGGAGGGG encodes:
- the ftsE gene encoding cell division ATP-binding protein FtsE, with amino-acid sequence MFRFENVGLRYGMGPEILRDISLHIPARSFQFLSGPSGAGKTTLLRLLFLSLKPTRGLITVFGKDRSRIMRRELPMLRRRIGVVFQDFRLLDHMTTYENVALPLRVRGREEASYRGDVIELLKWVGLGERMHVLPPVLSGGEKQRAAIARALIEQPEILLADEPTGNVDPPLARRLLRLFIELNRLGTAVVIATHDVTLMEQVDARRMILSSGRLDIYD
- a CDS encoding 2-hydroxychromene-2-carboxylate isomerase; the protein is MKTVEFIFDFGSPNAYLAHRIIPEIEARTGATFVYNPCLLGGIFKAAGNRSPFEQFAGVRGKLDYERLEIKRFVERHHVDAFRMNPHFPVNTLLMMRGAVVAEDEGKLAPFAETCFRAVWEDGEKMDDPAVVGAVLDAAGFDGRAILERTREQAVKDRLIANTEGAVVRGVFGMPTFFVGKEMFFGKDRLGQVEEEIMRANA
- a CDS encoding lysophospholipid acyltransferase family protein; the protein is MIFLRSLAFNLALYVITIVEMIVFTPFYFLAERKKAWWAPKFWARSNLWLQKVLAGTKSEVTGQENLPEGAFILAPKHQSFWDTFALVPHIPDAVYILKRELMWIPVFGWYLGKMNMIPIDRGSPAKALRKVVVEARKRAEQGRQIIIYPEGTRRPPGAEPAYKHGIAEIYSRLGIPVVPVAHVAGLYWPRRRFLRYPGVIRARFLPPIPPGLSRTEFMARLIEATEKACDALLIEAAQSENPPPLPPTAVERLKQLGVPVSENAIEA
- a CDS encoding gamma-glutamylcyclotransferase produces the protein MGDFWVFGYGSLIWRPGFAHVEARRAHLHGFRRSLCIYSWVHRGTETRPGLVLGLDRGGSCVGLAFRVPGALRDEVTAYLRERELVTNVYLERLLTVRLEGGDTVEALSFVVDRTHRQYAGSLDIERAVSVVRGATGQSGRNEDYVFNTVHHLEALGIHDHWLESVAARLPRD
- a CDS encoding YdcF family protein; the encoded protein is MDARESTERQQVGGWDGEKSTHVSSPSRIWQRVRIALWGGAGLVVALAVGFGAFAEHISLLTQPTEMRTADGIIVLTGGQSRLSAALDLLKAGKGKRLLISGVNPHAGRRALREVTGSDKQLFTCCVDIDHVALDTVGNAEQSAKWVAAHDYGRVILVTNNYHMPRSLLEMHRLLPQASVEPYPVVNSKLDDGSWLTKPDALRVLATEYVKYLAALARSVLPTNVPAEQPAIVSAAIE
- a CDS encoding cell division protein FtsX, encoding MTEPAGSDTFAETGVSPDEGTATYAPDVARPRQAQRPMAPIVPSQNIAGRALIFVIAIMTFLSCLTLGAVTLVRGAASTWEGQISREATIQIKPVDGLDMEAALEKAQAIAARFKGVTGASIVGREATARLLEPWLGKGLDIDELPVPRLVVVTIDTAHPPDFASMRDLVKSEIPSASLDDHRSWVDRLIAMARMTVTIGVAVLVLMLSATVLSIVFATRGAMAGNGHIIEVLHFVGADARFIAAEFRGHFLLMGLKGAAAGGIGAIIVFLVFAWISARNMATPQADQAAALFGNFAIDASGYAGVGLIVLLIAGLTAATSHFTVVRYLADIETRQPEQ
- a CDS encoding SDR family oxidoreductase, with the translated sequence MSDAGVCVVIGAGADTGAAIARAFAREGLVACIVRRPRHLDKLEALAAEIRAEGHAAHAFGVDARDESAMVSLFESIEDEIGPIEVAVFNIGANVRFPIVETTARVYRKVWEMAAFAGFLTGREAARHMLPRERGTILFTGATASVRGGNGFSAFAGAKHALRALAQSMARELGPKNIHVAHVVIDGAIDANFIRGMRPDADEMRERDAILSPDAIAAAYVMLHRQHRSAWTHEMDLRPWVEKW
- the hpt gene encoding hypoxanthine phosphoribosyltransferase; protein product: MPVVRGKDIEILFSASAIARRNLELAKEIAGRDYNDLLVISILKGSFIFAADLIRAMYDAGISPEVEFIFISSYGAGTTAGEIRVLRDIDNDVTGRDILLIDDILESGNTLKYTRDLMLSRGARNVDIAVLLDKRMRRKADIDPDFVGFDCPDHFVVGYGMDVAHAFRELPFVGIVKGDA